From a single bacterium genomic region:
- a CDS encoding PadR family transcriptional regulator, whose amino-acid sequence MARTPNRTRQALLGFLSWGPQTGYGLRKVIDGSVSNFWTESYGRIYPMLKELEEDGLATSVERQTPGGRPTKTYSITERGRAELDAWLHDEPAPPARRNELLLKMFFTARGEGIDPSNMIESFRAEKLADLERYAETREELEASETPPPDMKYWMMTLRYGELEAEAHVKWADEVLKELGAL is encoded by the coding sequence GTGGCCCGGACCCCGAATCGAACGCGACAGGCGCTGCTCGGCTTCCTGAGCTGGGGGCCCCAGACCGGCTATGGCCTCCGGAAGGTGATCGACGGCTCGGTCTCGAACTTCTGGACCGAGAGCTACGGCCGGATCTATCCCATGTTGAAGGAGCTCGAAGAGGACGGCCTCGCCACGTCGGTCGAGCGGCAGACTCCTGGCGGGCGCCCCACGAAGACCTACTCGATCACGGAGCGCGGCCGCGCGGAGCTCGACGCCTGGCTCCACGACGAGCCCGCGCCTCCGGCGCGGCGCAACGAGCTGCTGCTCAAGATGTTCTTCACCGCCCGCGGCGAGGGAATCGACCCTTCGAACATGATCGAGAGTTTCCGCGCGGAGAAGCTCGCCGATCTCGAGCGCTATGCCGAGACCCGCGAGGAGCTCGAAGCGTCCGAGACGCCGCCGCCGGACATGAAGTACTGGATGATGACGCTCCGCTACGGCGAACTCGAAGCGGAGGCGCACGTGAAGTGGGCGGACGAGGTCCTGAAGGAGCTCGGCGCGCTCTGA
- a CDS encoding epoxide hydrolase: MSESGIEPFKIAVDESVLEDLQRRLSSVRWPDAVEDAGWEYGSDLDFVRELVTHWREVYDWRAIEAQLNRLPQFRAEIDGFGIHFVHVRGRGPDPLPLVLNHGWPSCFYEMHKVIGPLSDPAAHGGDPADAFHVVVPSLPGYGFSDRPRTRGVDTARIADLWKTLMVDRLGYTRFGAQGGDWGAAIQTDLGNRHAEHLVGLHFNMLTPPVDPESLTPEQRQWWTEVQAYRDEEWGYVHLQRTKPQTPSFALNDSPAGLAAWIVEKWRRWSDCDGDPESIYTKDELLTTVMIYWVTETIGSSMRLYRETFGRTSGPGRYEVQDVPVGVAAFNEVNRPPRALCEPFFDLHRFTVMERGGHFPAMEVPEALVEEVRAFYRPLRGG; this comes from the coding sequence ATGTCGGAATCGGGAATCGAACCGTTCAAGATCGCGGTCGACGAGTCGGTCCTCGAAGATCTCCAGCGAAGGCTTTCGAGCGTGCGCTGGCCGGATGCGGTCGAAGACGCCGGCTGGGAGTACGGAAGCGATCTCGACTTCGTGCGCGAGCTCGTCACGCACTGGCGGGAGGTCTACGACTGGCGCGCGATCGAAGCGCAGCTCAATCGGCTGCCGCAGTTCAGAGCCGAGATCGACGGCTTCGGCATCCATTTCGTCCACGTGCGCGGTCGCGGGCCGGATCCCCTCCCGCTCGTCCTGAACCACGGCTGGCCGAGCTGCTTCTACGAGATGCACAAGGTGATCGGTCCCTTGTCCGATCCGGCCGCGCATGGGGGCGACCCGGCCGACGCGTTCCACGTCGTCGTGCCGTCGCTCCCCGGCTACGGGTTCTCCGATCGGCCGAGAACGAGGGGCGTCGACACGGCGCGGATCGCCGATCTCTGGAAGACGTTGATGGTCGACCGGCTGGGCTACACGCGTTTCGGCGCTCAAGGCGGCGACTGGGGGGCGGCGATCCAGACGGATCTCGGCAATCGACATGCCGAGCACCTGGTCGGCCTCCACTTCAACATGCTCACGCCGCCGGTCGATCCCGAGTCGCTCACGCCGGAGCAACGGCAATGGTGGACTGAGGTCCAGGCCTATCGCGACGAGGAGTGGGGCTACGTCCATCTCCAGCGAACCAAGCCCCAGACGCCTTCGTTCGCATTGAACGACTCGCCGGCGGGGCTCGCCGCATGGATCGTCGAGAAGTGGCGGCGTTGGAGCGACTGTGACGGCGATCCGGAGTCGATCTACACGAAGGACGAGCTCCTCACGACGGTGATGATCTACTGGGTGACCGAGACCATCGGCTCGTCGATGCGGCTCTACCGCGAGACCTTCGGTCGAACGTCCGGGCCCGGGCGCTACGAGGTGCAGGACGTCCCGGTCGGCGTCGCCGCGTTCAACGAGGTGAATCGTCCGCCTCGCGCGCTCTGCGAGCCCTTCTTCGATCTCCACCGCTTCACGGTCATGGAGCGCGGCGGGCACTTCCCGGCGATGGAGGTCCCGGAGGCCCTCGTCGAAGAGGTCCGCGCGTTCTATCGGCCGCTTCGCGGAGGGTGA
- a CDS encoding cytochrome P450, producing MAGLKYDARDPKHAAEGVPFDLLARIRSEEPVCHSSQGWYLSRREEIERCLKDVETFVADLAPLSGLAGREEVPPEQLFLSEIEEPRHGQIRRLYNACFARHRVNALGDYAEQTCHGLLDRLLEAGDEPVDLHLGYAMPIPSLVLGRMMGLPDPADAAARFMQWSLDGSLMKRRCSPDVGPEGPPIQRYFAAELARRRADDAPRERDVFTVLMDAEIEGEPLTDVEIVTQLHFMVNAGVHTTRTFLGHLVHRLLIDPDLFRQLDTDRSLVANYLEESLRHDAPVQGTARRAMRDTKLGDVEIRQGDWIEVGLGSGNRDETSWTDADVFRLDRENPRDHVAFGAASHVCPGATLARHEGEATVRALLDRVAGMEPVAGADYPHLPSSLSDRPILARLTPRT from the coding sequence ATGGCAGGATTGAAATACGATGCGCGTGACCCGAAGCATGCGGCCGAAGGCGTGCCCTTCGACCTGTTGGCGCGCATCCGAAGCGAGGAGCCCGTCTGTCATTCGTCCCAGGGGTGGTACCTGTCGCGACGGGAAGAGATCGAACGCTGCCTGAAGGACGTCGAGACCTTCGTCGCGGACCTCGCGCCCCTGTCCGGGCTCGCCGGCCGCGAGGAGGTCCCGCCCGAGCAGCTCTTCCTGTCGGAGATCGAAGAGCCCCGCCACGGTCAGATCCGTCGGCTCTACAACGCCTGTTTCGCGCGCCACCGCGTGAACGCGCTCGGCGACTACGCCGAGCAGACCTGCCACGGCCTGCTCGATCGACTCCTCGAAGCGGGGGACGAGCCCGTCGATCTCCACCTCGGCTACGCGATGCCGATCCCGAGCCTGGTCCTCGGGCGGATGATGGGGCTGCCGGACCCGGCGGACGCGGCGGCCAGGTTCATGCAATGGTCCCTCGACGGCAGTCTCATGAAGCGGCGCTGCTCCCCGGACGTGGGACCCGAAGGCCCCCCGATCCAACGCTACTTCGCGGCGGAGCTCGCGCGGCGTCGCGCCGACGATGCGCCGCGCGAGCGCGACGTCTTCACCGTCCTGATGGACGCCGAGATCGAGGGCGAGCCGCTCACGGACGTCGAGATCGTGACCCAGCTGCACTTCATGGTGAACGCCGGCGTCCACACGACCCGGACCTTCCTCGGCCACCTGGTCCACCGACTCCTGATCGACCCCGACCTCTTCCGGCAGCTCGACACGGATCGCTCGCTCGTCGCGAACTATCTCGAGGAATCCCTGCGCCATGACGCGCCGGTCCAGGGCACCGCGCGACGCGCGATGCGGGACACGAAGCTCGGGGACGTCGAGATCCGCCAGGGAGACTGGATCGAGGTCGGCCTCGGCTCGGGCAACCGGGACGAAACAAGCTGGACCGACGCGGACGTGTTCCGCCTCGACCGCGAGAACCCCCGCGATCACGTCGCGTTCGGCGCGGCCAGCCACGTGTGCCCGGGCGCCACCCTCGCCCGCCACGAGGGCGAGGCCACGGTCCGCGCCCTGCTCGACCGCGTGGCCGGGATGGAGCCTGTAGCGGGCGCGGACTACCCGCACCTCCCGAGCAGTCTTTCCGATCGGCCGATCCTGGCACGCCTCACGCCGCGCACCTGA
- the sppA gene encoding signal peptide peptidase SppA — protein MTNRILRRSPAATHESKDPGRRRPGSRSFRTLTALCLAAVLSLASTGCVSLDILSLGPDGPPEQSVVAGTAGPKILLLEIDGVINGADTPSFLGSTPSTIARVRTVLDLARQDPEIKGVLLRIDSPGGTATASEQVYTEILRFKKEKGVPVVAQLLTTAASGGYYIAMAADEVQAHPTTVVGSIGVIFTSMNFAGLMEKLGIEDQTITGGEFKDIGSPFRPLTAVERAQLQSIVDDLHARFREVVDRGRPALDAEQVAVLANGRIYSAPQALENGLVDRVGAMEDAVGLLSDRMGAPRVRVVAYHRPNRARSNYYMQAPGLSGGPSFSGAPPFSGVQPLDAATMGQTLAPLLARPGFHYLWWPGLGGLR, from the coding sequence ATGACGAACCGGATTCTCCGCCGAAGCCCTGCCGCAACCCACGAATCGAAGGACCCCGGACGGCGACGTCCGGGGTCCCGTTCGTTTCGGACCCTGACCGCCCTCTGCCTGGCCGCCGTCCTCTCCCTCGCGAGCACGGGCTGTGTGAGCCTCGACATCCTGAGCCTCGGCCCGGATGGCCCTCCGGAGCAGTCCGTCGTGGCCGGGACCGCCGGCCCGAAGATCCTGCTGCTCGAGATCGACGGCGTGATCAACGGGGCGGATACGCCGTCGTTCCTGGGCTCCACGCCGAGCACGATCGCCCGCGTGCGGACCGTCCTCGACCTCGCGCGTCAGGACCCGGAGATCAAGGGCGTCCTGCTCCGGATCGACAGCCCGGGCGGGACCGCGACGGCGAGTGAGCAGGTCTATACCGAGATCCTGCGCTTCAAGAAGGAGAAGGGCGTCCCCGTCGTCGCCCAGCTCCTCACGACCGCGGCCTCCGGCGGCTACTACATCGCGATGGCCGCCGACGAGGTCCAGGCCCATCCGACGACGGTCGTGGGCTCGATCGGCGTGATCTTCACGAGCATGAACTTCGCGGGGCTGATGGAGAAGCTCGGGATCGAGGACCAGACGATCACCGGCGGCGAGTTCAAGGACATCGGCTCGCCGTTCCGCCCGCTGACCGCGGTGGAGCGCGCGCAGCTCCAGTCCATCGTCGACGATCTCCACGCGCGCTTCCGCGAGGTCGTCGATCGTGGCCGGCCGGCGCTCGACGCAGAGCAGGTCGCCGTCCTCGCGAACGGCCGGATCTACTCCGCGCCCCAGGCCCTCGAGAATGGCCTCGTCGACCGGGTCGGCGCGATGGAGGATGCGGTCGGCCTGCTCTCGGACCGGATGGGGGCGCCACGGGTCCGCGTCGTCGCCTACCACCGCCCCAACCGCGCGCGCTCGAACTACTACATGCAGGCACCCGGGCTTTCGGGTGGTCCGTCCTTCTCCGGAGCGCCCCCCTTCTCGGGGGTGCAGCCGCTCGACGCCGCGACGATGGGGCAGACGCTCGCGCCGCTCCTCGCCCGGCCGGGATTCCATTACCTGTGGTGGCCGGGGCTCGGCGGACTTCGTTAG
- a CDS encoding vitamin B12-dependent ribonucleotide reductase: MSEDLETGTASVDAAEAPETSSNPPASRSRKSTKRSASGTGLTIERHFTVDGIDPFDTVEWELRSATIGNEKGEVVFEQNDVEIPKPWSQLATNVVVSKYFRGHIGTPERETSVRQLIGRVVAKIREWGEQGGYFATEEDARAYADELTYLLVHQKMAFNSPVWFNLGVENTPQQASACFINSVEDTMESIMDLAKTEAMLFKGGSGTGSNLSTIRSSKEQLAGGGTASGPVSFMRGFDSFAGVVKSGGKTRRAAKMVILNVDHPDVMEFVNCKADEEKKAWALIEEGYEGGFNVPGGAYDSVFFQNANHSVRVTDDFMQSAEIGGAWQTKAITTGESVETLRADNVLREMADAAHVCGDPGIQYDSTINRWNPVKNSGRINSSNPCSEYMFLDDTACNLASLNLMTFVAADSGAFQVEDYRRAAGLTILGQEIVVDYADYPTPQIERNSHLYRPLGLGYANLGALLMANGLAYDSDQGRNVAAALTSLMCGEAYRMSAEIAEAMGAFARYKANRKPFLEVIEMHRDAAYAVPPAGVPKDLLQASRQSWDAALELGTEHGYKNGQVTVLAPTGTIAFMMDCDTTGVEPDIALVKYKKLVGGGFLKIVNNTVPMALQKLGYAKHEIDEIVAWIDDKETIEGAPGLKDEHLPVFDCAFRAQNGVRTIHWMGHIRMMGAVQPFLSGAISKTVNMPEDASVEDIMEAYTEGWKLGLKALAVYRDGSKRTQPLNAGRDVEETTDAGEVVELDQYRPRRRKLPDERVASTHKFSIAGHEGYLTTGLYEDGTPGEIFLKMAKEGSTVSGLMDTIATMTSISLQYGVPLKALVDKFSHTRFEPSGFTNNKEIPIAKSVMDYVFRHLGNRFLAESVADETDGEVEDAGTPVPIQIQPAATQPAPVAAAGAVAGGSGDAATLAGGGAAGNSTQSSFVNQADAPSCMDCGSIMIRNGACYKCPNCGSTSGCS; the protein is encoded by the coding sequence ATGAGCGAAGATCTCGAGACCGGAACGGCCAGCGTCGACGCAGCCGAGGCACCGGAGACTTCATCCAATCCCCCGGCTTCGCGGTCGCGGAAATCCACCAAGCGCTCCGCTTCGGGAACCGGCCTCACGATCGAGCGTCACTTCACCGTGGACGGGATCGACCCCTTCGACACGGTGGAGTGGGAGCTCCGCTCCGCCACGATCGGGAACGAGAAGGGCGAAGTCGTCTTCGAGCAGAACGACGTCGAGATCCCCAAGCCCTGGTCGCAGCTCGCGACCAACGTCGTCGTCTCCAAGTACTTCCGCGGTCACATCGGGACCCCCGAGCGCGAGACCTCCGTCCGCCAGCTGATCGGCCGCGTCGTCGCGAAGATCCGCGAATGGGGTGAGCAGGGCGGCTACTTCGCGACCGAAGAGGACGCCCGCGCGTACGCGGACGAGCTGACCTACCTCCTCGTCCACCAGAAGATGGCCTTCAACAGCCCCGTCTGGTTCAACCTCGGCGTCGAGAACACGCCCCAGCAGGCGAGCGCCTGCTTCATCAACTCCGTCGAGGACACGATGGAGTCGATCATGGACCTCGCGAAGACCGAGGCCATGCTCTTCAAGGGCGGCTCGGGCACGGGCAGCAACCTCTCGACGATCCGCTCGTCCAAGGAGCAGCTCGCGGGGGGCGGGACCGCTTCGGGCCCCGTCTCCTTCATGCGCGGCTTCGACTCCTTCGCGGGGGTCGTCAAGTCCGGCGGCAAGACCCGCCGCGCGGCCAAGATGGTGATCCTGAACGTCGACCACCCGGACGTCATGGAATTCGTCAACTGCAAGGCGGACGAAGAAAAGAAGGCGTGGGCGCTGATCGAGGAAGGCTACGAGGGCGGATTCAATGTCCCCGGCGGTGCCTACGACTCGGTCTTCTTCCAGAACGCCAACCACTCCGTTCGTGTGACCGACGACTTCATGCAGTCCGCCGAGATCGGTGGAGCCTGGCAGACGAAGGCGATCACGACGGGCGAGTCGGTCGAGACGCTCCGCGCGGACAACGTCCTGCGCGAGATGGCCGACGCGGCCCACGTCTGCGGCGACCCGGGCATCCAGTACGACTCGACGATCAACCGCTGGAACCCGGTCAAGAACTCGGGGCGCATCAACTCGAGCAACCCCTGCTCCGAGTACATGTTCCTCGACGACACGGCCTGCAACCTCGCCAGCCTGAACCTCATGACCTTCGTCGCGGCGGACAGCGGCGCGTTCCAGGTCGAGGACTACCGGCGCGCGGCGGGGCTCACGATCCTCGGTCAGGAGATCGTCGTCGACTACGCCGACTACCCGACGCCGCAGATCGAGCGCAACAGCCACTTGTACAGGCCGCTCGGCCTGGGGTACGCCAATCTTGGCGCGCTCCTGATGGCGAATGGCCTCGCTTATGACAGTGACCAGGGTCGGAACGTGGCCGCTGCCCTCACTTCGCTCATGTGCGGCGAGGCGTACCGGATGAGTGCCGAGATCGCCGAGGCGATGGGCGCGTTCGCGCGGTACAAGGCGAACCGGAAGCCCTTCCTCGAGGTGATCGAGATGCACCGCGACGCGGCCTACGCGGTCCCGCCGGCGGGCGTCCCGAAGGACCTGCTCCAGGCCTCGCGCCAGAGCTGGGACGCTGCGCTCGAGCTCGGAACCGAGCACGGGTACAAGAACGGTCAGGTGACCGTCCTCGCGCCGACCGGCACGATCGCGTTCATGATGGACTGCGACACCACGGGCGTGGAGCCGGACATCGCGCTGGTCAAGTACAAGAAGCTGGTCGGCGGGGGCTTCCTCAAGATCGTGAACAACACGGTTCCGATGGCGCTCCAGAAGCTCGGCTACGCGAAGCACGAGATCGACGAGATCGTCGCCTGGATCGACGACAAGGAGACGATCGAGGGGGCGCCCGGCCTGAAGGACGAGCACCTGCCGGTCTTCGACTGCGCCTTCCGGGCCCAGAACGGCGTGCGCACCATCCACTGGATGGGCCACATCCGCATGATGGGGGCGGTCCAGCCCTTCCTCTCGGGCGCGATCTCCAAGACGGTGAACATGCCGGAGGACGCGAGCGTCGAGGACATCATGGAGGCGTACACCGAAGGGTGGAAGCTCGGCCTCAAGGCCCTCGCGGTCTATCGCGACGGCAGCAAGCGGACGCAGCCGCTGAACGCCGGCCGAGACGTCGAGGAGACGACGGACGCGGGCGAGGTCGTCGAGCTGGATCAGTACCGGCCTCGCCGCCGAAAGCTGCCGGACGAGCGCGTCGCTTCGACCCACAAGTTCTCGATCGCGGGTCACGAGGGCTACCTCACGACCGGGCTCTACGAGGACGGCACGCCGGGTGAGATCTTCCTGAAGATGGCCAAGGAGGGCAGCACGGTCTCCGGTCTGATGGACACGATCGCGACGATGACGTCGATCTCCCTCCAGTATGGGGTCCCGCTCAAGGCGCTGGTCGACAAGTTCAGCCACACGCGTTTCGAGCCCTCGGGCTTCACGAACAACAAGGAGATCCCGATCGCCAAGTCCGTGATGGACTACGTCTTCCGTCATCTTGGCAACCGCTTCCTGGCGGAATCGGTTGCGGACGAGACGGATGGCGAGGTGGAAGACGCCGGCACGCCGGTGCCGATTCAGATCCAGCCTGCAGCGACGCAGCCGGCGCCGGTCGCGGCGGCGGGGGCCGTCGCAGGCGGATCCGGCGACGCTGCGACGCTCGCCGGCGGAGGTGCAGCCGGGAACTCGACCCAGTCGAGCTTCGTGAACCAGGCCGACGCCCCGTCCTGCATGGACTGCGGATCGATCATGATCCGCAACGGCGCCTGCTACAAGTGCCCGAACTGCGGCAGCACGAGCGGCTGCTCGTAA
- a CDS encoding enoyl-CoA hydratase/isomerase family protein: MSAADDRDRYADFPSLRFERPEEGVLRIVLDAPGLNSVSSEMHRELADVWLAVDRDPSVRVAIIQGEGKAFSAGGSFELIEAMLDDFERRAVILREARDLVMNVLSCSKPIVSAIHGPAVGAGLVAAMLADVSIAAKDARIIDGHTRLGVAAGDHAAICWPLLCGMAKAKYYLLTCETLSGEEAERIGLVSLCCERDELHDRALEVAKTLATGAQSAIRWTKHTLNHWYRIMSPTFDASLGYEFLGFTGPDAAEGLASLREKRDPVFTGPTSE; encoded by the coding sequence ATGAGCGCTGCCGACGATCGCGACCGCTACGCAGACTTTCCCTCGCTTCGATTCGAGCGCCCCGAAGAGGGTGTGCTGAGGATCGTGCTCGACGCGCCGGGACTCAACTCGGTCAGTTCCGAAATGCACCGGGAGCTCGCCGACGTGTGGCTCGCGGTCGACCGCGATCCGTCCGTGCGCGTGGCGATCATCCAGGGCGAGGGCAAGGCCTTCTCCGCGGGCGGGAGCTTCGAGCTGATCGAGGCGATGCTCGACGACTTCGAGCGACGCGCCGTGATCCTGCGCGAGGCGCGGGATCTCGTGATGAACGTGCTGAGCTGCAGCAAGCCGATCGTCTCCGCGATTCACGGCCCAGCGGTCGGCGCCGGTCTCGTGGCGGCGATGCTCGCCGACGTCTCGATCGCCGCGAAGGACGCGCGGATCATCGACGGACATACACGACTCGGTGTCGCCGCCGGTGACCATGCCGCGATCTGCTGGCCCTTGTTATGCGGAATGGCGAAGGCGAAGTACTACCTCCTGACCTGCGAGACGCTCTCCGGCGAAGAGGCGGAACGGATCGGGCTCGTCTCGCTGTGCTGCGAGCGGGACGAGCTCCACGACCGCGCACTCGAGGTCGCGAAGACCCTGGCAACCGGAGCCCAGAGCGCCATCCGGTGGACGAAGCACACGCTGAACCACTGGTACCGGATCATGTCGCCGACCTTCGATGCATCCCTCGGCTACGAGTTCCTCGGGTTCACGGGGCCCGATGCGGCGGAGGGCCTCGCCTCTCTGCGCGAGAAGCGGGATCCGGTCTTCACGGGGCCGACGAGCGAGTAG
- the npdG gene encoding NADPH-dependent F420 reductase, whose product MSETIAILGGTGDQGLGLALRFCQAGRKVIIGSRKADRAVEAAENVRSQVEGADVEGYGNEEATAKAGIVILSVPFEHTAGTVKGIKESLSEGQIVVSMAVPLATAIGDGAVRTVGIWQGSAAEMVQSLVPKGVEVVSAFQNVSAHRLQALGEPVECDVVVSGAKAPRQKIMDLCPLVDGLRALDGGPLSNARVVEDITALIIGLNIRHKAPDGLGIRFTGLPE is encoded by the coding sequence ATGAGTGAAACGATCGCGATTCTGGGTGGTACCGGAGACCAGGGCCTCGGCCTCGCTCTCCGCTTCTGTCAGGCCGGCCGCAAGGTCATCATCGGCTCCCGCAAGGCGGACCGAGCCGTCGAAGCCGCGGAGAACGTGCGCTCCCAGGTCGAGGGGGCGGACGTCGAGGGCTACGGCAACGAAGAGGCCACGGCGAAGGCCGGGATCGTGATCCTCTCCGTGCCCTTCGAGCACACCGCCGGCACGGTCAAGGGCATCAAGGAGTCCCTCTCCGAAGGACAGATCGTCGTGTCGATGGCGGTGCCGCTCGCGACCGCGATCGGAGACGGCGCCGTACGGACGGTCGGAATCTGGCAGGGCTCGGCGGCGGAGATGGTGCAGTCGCTCGTGCCCAAGGGCGTCGAGGTCGTGTCCGCCTTCCAGAACGTCTCGGCCCATCGCCTCCAGGCGCTCGGCGAGCCCGTCGAGTGCGACGTCGTCGTGTCGGGGGCGAAGGCGCCGCGTCAGAAGATCATGGACCTCTGTCCCCTCGTCGACGGCCTGCGTGCCCTCGACGGCGGTCCGCTCTCGAACGCGCGGGTCGTGGAGGACATCACCGCGCTGATCATCGGGCTGAACATCCGGCACAAGGCCCCCGACGGCCTCGGCATCCGCTTCACCGGCCTGCCGGAGTAG
- a CDS encoding DUF971 domain-containing protein: protein MPPEDAHVPSRIEQHDARTLAIGWADGGESLIDVRALRLACACANCVDEWSGNPLLDPQEVPADVAPRGIQPVGRYAIQIAWSDGHDTGIYPFERLRGLADDGLLEPLG from the coding sequence ATGCCTCCCGAAGACGCCCACGTCCCGAGCCGGATCGAGCAGCACGATGCGCGGACCCTCGCGATCGGCTGGGCCGACGGCGGTGAGAGCCTGATCGACGTCCGAGCGCTCCGCCTGGCCTGCGCCTGCGCCAACTGTGTGGACGAGTGGAGCGGCAACCCGCTCCTCGATCCGCAGGAGGTCCCCGCGGACGTGGCACCGCGCGGGATCCAGCCCGTCGGCCGCTACGCGATCCAGATCGCGTGGAGCGACGGCCACGACACCGGGATCTATCCCTTCGAGCGCCTCCGCGGGCTCGCCGACGACGGCCTCCTCGAGCCCCTCGGCTAA
- a CDS encoding acyl-CoA/acyl-ACP dehydrogenase → MTASLDDARLVLDAGSKLLADAVGAAKALTENGKKIDDHQVLTERVAYAATEAVAAHETMKEVDAWAADGHLTPMREKVMIAAVGELMTNLRDRLSLAVDDLGIGDGAVESTFTADVRTALRRLTAESLLREIGAEAAATAGRNDWVLDEMHEQVRDQVREFGANEVMPHAEHIHRQDLTIPEEFIEKMSELGFFGLSIPEEYGGVEMGNLAMILTTEELSRASLAAAGSLITRPEILTKALMGGGTEEQKQHWLPKLASGEIMAGISVTEPDIGSDVAGVKCRATKGELDGAEGYFIDGPKAWCTFAGRANVLAVLLRTDSDPKSGARGLSLFVVPKESTRDHAFEFSQPHGGKLAGKADATPGYRGMHSYTLNFENWFVPKENLVGEASGEGRGFYLQMAGFAAGRLQTGGRGCGLSQAAIEETAKYVVDRKQFDVPISEFQLTQWTLGRMIAQTAGARAITYAAARAFDEDERAAGPLAAQAKLLACDVAVSVTQAGQVMHGGWGYAEEYPISRYVVDATVLPIFEGTKPILELKVIGRAILSA, encoded by the coding sequence ATGACCGCCTCCCTCGACGATGCCCGACTGGTCCTCGACGCCGGCTCGAAGCTGCTGGCCGATGCCGTCGGTGCCGCCAAGGCCCTGACCGAGAACGGCAAGAAGATCGACGACCATCAGGTCCTGACCGAGCGCGTCGCCTACGCGGCCACGGAAGCGGTCGCCGCGCACGAGACGATGAAGGAGGTCGACGCCTGGGCCGCCGACGGCCACCTCACGCCGATGCGCGAGAAGGTCATGATCGCCGCGGTCGGCGAGCTGATGACGAACCTGCGCGACCGGCTCTCCCTCGCGGTCGACGATCTCGGCATCGGCGACGGCGCGGTCGAGTCGACGTTCACCGCCGACGTACGAACCGCCCTCCGCCGGCTGACCGCCGAGTCCCTGCTGCGGGAGATCGGCGCCGAGGCCGCGGCGACCGCGGGCCGCAACGACTGGGTCCTCGACGAGATGCACGAGCAGGTGCGCGACCAGGTCCGGGAGTTCGGCGCCAACGAGGTCATGCCCCACGCCGAGCACATCCATCGCCAGGATCTCACGATCCCGGAAGAGTTCATCGAGAAGATGTCCGAGCTCGGCTTCTTCGGTCTCTCGATCCCCGAAGAGTACGGCGGCGTCGAGATGGGCAACCTCGCGATGATCCTCACGACCGAGGAACTCTCGCGCGCGTCCCTCGCAGCAGCGGGCTCCCTGATCACCCGCCCGGAGATCCTGACCAAGGCCCTCATGGGCGGCGGAACGGAAGAGCAGAAGCAGCACTGGCTGCCGAAGCTCGCGAGCGGCGAGATCATGGCGGGCATCTCGGTGACCGAGCCGGACATCGGCTCCGACGTGGCGGGCGTGAAGTGCCGCGCGACCAAGGGCGAGCTCGACGGCGCCGAGGGCTACTTCATCGACGGCCCGAAGGCCTGGTGCACGTTCGCAGGCCGCGCCAACGTCCTCGCGGTCCTGCTCCGGACCGACTCGGATCCCAAGTCCGGCGCGCGGGGCCTCTCGCTCTTCGTCGTGCCGAAGGAGTCGACCCGCGATCACGCGTTCGAGTTCAGCCAGCCCCACGGCGGCAAGCTCGCGGGCAAGGCGGACGCGACGCCCGGCTACCGCGGCATGCACTCCTACACGCTCAACTTCGAGAACTGGTTCGTCCCGAAGGAGAACCTGGTCGGAGAAGCGAGCGGCGAAGGCCGCGGCTTCTACCTGCAGATGGCCGGCTTCGCGGCGGGCCGTCTCCAGACGGGCGGCCGCGGCTGCGGTCTCTCCCAGGCGGCGATCGAAGAGACGGCCAAGTACGTCGTCGACCGCAAGCAGTTCGACGTTCCGATCTCGGAGTTCCAGCTGACCCAGTGGACCCTCGGCCGCATGATCGCCCAGACCGCCGGTGCCCGCGCGATCACCTACGCCGCCGCGCGCGCGTTCGACGAGGACGAGCGAGCCGCCGGCCCGCTCGCGGCCCAGGCCAAGCTCCTCGCGTGCGACGTGGCCGTGTCCGTGACCCAGGCGGGGCAGGTCATGCACGGCGGCTGGGGCTACGCCGAGGAGTACCCGATCAGCCGCTACGTGGTCGACGCGACGGTCCTCCCGATCTTCGAGGGCACGAAGCCGATCCTCGAGCTCAAGGTGATCGGCCGGGCGATCCTCTCGGCCTGA